TTACTgtcgtattttttaaattagtaccataacaaaaatttcatatttcattaaataagaaattccattaatttttttaatattgcgCTATGTGCTTTATCCTCATATAAAAGTgcacataataataattttgttgttttctCCTCACATATGTAGCGTAGATATTAAGCATGTTAAGTAGACGTAGCTAGcatatttattttaaccctttgcactccgagtgtCTTCTACATTTCGTTttcgataattttgtattgttttaaacGTTTCGcttgaaatgtatttcgaagaaaattaGTTAGATTATATGATAGGAAACATGTCTATTCTTTTcactaatattattgaaaattgtataataatacaacTGAAAAATGTGTCAATAGgaaagtacattttttaataaatcttatgTCGAGTCATATTCGACAcagtagtgcaaagggttaatgctgaaagttatataaaacctgtataattatgtaaataatataattatataatacgttaaaatataaaattacttatttgAGTAACATACTAAGCGCTTTAATAATTACACTAAATATAACTTATATGTACTGCTAATTCAACTGTGACGTGTTAGTAATATCCATTAATTTAATAAGGAATGCGGAAGACTTTTGTAGTTTCATCACTTTACGGTTACAGAATTAAGTATATAGTGCATGATCATGTGATGTGATAACTGAAGTTTTCGCGTAGTTAAATATTTGGAAACCCTAAGAACTTCAGGAACTCTAAGCTCatgttattacaaaatttaagtCTCTTTCAGGTTGTATCCTTTCTGAATTAACGAAgctcaagaataaaataaaatattgaattatcctagataatttaaatattcacaaaaaaTTAAGTTAAAGAAGAGAACGtctaaattgaaaatgtttctggTGCTAACAAGGGAATCTTTTCACTCGGCACtcgtcgattttaatgaaacttacgtgaaacatagttctccatatttgacacgtattttttcttatcgatcaacatccactttgaagagCTGAAAACGTCCCttaaagttgagggttgaaagtatattttttacaatatttctgaaatttggGTGTGTAGAATAGAAAGTTCTTTTAAAGCAAAATGAATTGGCATacctgttaataatatttacccctttgaataatataaatttcttcttcGATAGTTTTCTGTTTTCCAAATTAACGAAGATatttaaggggggaaatacctttagaaccttaaaaaatcTTAAAGCGAAATTCGGAGCCTTTCTGATGCTATCGGGACTCATAGGCGGTAGCCCaccgcaggtatatattcacgcgctagaagcggaggacccgcctttcataattccctcctttcaatcattgtaaacatgttactttacattgtttgcgttatacaagaaaaattatcatacagccggcttcgaaatattaaaaaaacaaaaaacctcggtggaaaaggcaagctgactgatgcgcttatcaggaaactcaccgcatactatgacttagccatacgaagaaatattcatagtgtggaaaatatgaaggAAGCTATAATGGCTtcgtattatcacttatgctccaccaaagaaaatccaaggcacgaatactgcccggtaggaaatgacgactggtgcaagtggcagaaagctctagctacaggagcaaatttggaccttatagaacatcctgcacAACTGCATCCAGACGTGCAGAAGCACATCTTaccaatttacgaagatttatctgaagaaaatctacttgagaggtgcttgggcggacatactcagaacaataacgagagtttcaactcaactgtttggcggttcgctccaaagcacctgcactcaggaataaaaattattgaaattgcagcatatttggcagctggcttatttaacgaaggatatgcttcaattttaagaactatgagtgctttgaatactgtaattggaaaacaagtaaaaacatacgccgacaaaatcgacgaacagagaGTAATTCGACAGGAGCGACGCACCTCATTAACTACCAAAGAGGCTCGAAAAGCAAGAAGAGAACAACGTATGGAGGAAAATCAGCTCTACGAGGAAACAGAAAGTATATTGTATGGCGCAGGTATCGCAGACTAGCTGCTAAGTCATTGAAATTGTTGAGTTatcacttatcgaaactttgaacgtgtttatctcaaaactacattttcgaaatcggtggaaccaataactcaaaaactactcaatcaatcttgctgaaattttgcacacatatctataacaatattgtcttctatatgaacctaaagatatgaaataaattgtaaataaaagtacctTTTTGGTGCAAAGtatagcgaaaatttcatgtaaaattcgaagtttctgtttaaaagcgtgcgattttttcaattatcaatatttttcacttttttttaggTTGACCTACAAACTGTAAATGTTACttatcgaaatatgtcttgctggtttgtttcaaatcaatgtagCCAATGCTAGAGCTTATACCATTTAATAAGTCGCACCACAACCTTCCCGAAAAACAGGGACATAACTccgtcatttttaaatattttgaaaaacaaaaaatgcgttgtaatagagaaagaatataataaatgataaacaaagtttcaaaaatgtaaaacaatcctttcctttacaaaaaaattcataaagataagctcgttttcatccgtctaaaggtatttccccccttaagtGTTCGATTTTACGTGGCTTAtcgtgtatatttatattgctGAAGATCCAActacaaattaatttcatattttgtaactttacaatagaatttttgaaagtcaaataattttataaaaaatgacaaTATTAAGGCGGCTTGGCAGttagaaaaattaaactttgcTAGTTGGTAGCTCGTTTGCAATAGAAAAGTTGCgactgttaaataaaaaatgaaatttcctttcgAAATCAGTTACGTATATTTTTCATCCTTGATTTTTTTCATTGAACTAAA
This portion of the Nomia melanderi isolate GNS246 chromosome 11, iyNomMela1, whole genome shotgun sequence genome encodes:
- the LOC143175084 gene encoding uncharacterized protein LOC143175084 — translated: MLLYIVCVIQEKLSYSRLRNIKKTKNLGGKGKLTDALIRKLTAYYDLAIRRNIHSVENMKEAIMASYYHLCSTKENPRHEYCPVGNDDWCKWQKALATGANLDLIEHPAQLHPDVQKHILPIYEDLSEENLLERCLGGHTQNNNESFNSTVWRFAPKHLHSGIKIIEIAAYLAAGLFNEGYASILRTMSALNTVIGKQVKTYADKIDEQRVIRQERRTSLTTKEARKARREQRMEENQLYEETESILYGAGIAD